The Sebastes umbrosus isolate fSebUmb1 chromosome 4, fSebUmb1.pri, whole genome shotgun sequence genomic sequence AAATCAACACCGGAAAAAAGTATAATAGGAAAGACGAGAAGGGTGTAAAAACAGTTGGACAGAGAAAGAATGAAAAGGTGTACTGTGTGGTGGAAGAAAAACctgttttactgtatgtgtgcactcACATAAAGTGAGCACTGGAAAACGCATTAGGCGGAGAGGTATAAAGATACAGTAAATCGCAGCATGACAGCACAGAAAGACTGCACTCCACCACAGTGCCTCCGCACCCATGTTGCAATACTTTTAGGCAACAGAACATCTGACTAAAAGCATGAGAACTGGCAAAATTTgaaagcaggaggagaagaaggggaTTGACGGCAAATATATCTTAATATACAGTTTAGTGAATACCATGCGAGTACAgaacatgaaaaagcataacGTGGAACAGACTAAAATGCCTCTCCTTTCAACACCAAGTCACTGGCTTAATACAAAAGCATCAGAACACACCctttcaatctctctctctctgtctctctcgcgcacacacacacatggtgttATACAGAGTGTGAAACAGCTTAATACAGCTGTGCTGCTCTGAACCAGCTCTGGCCTGCACTGTGAGAACACTGGCTGCTGTTCAACATTCCTTCTGCTCTCCGGTTTGTCTGCTGCCAAGAacacactgcagagagagacagctccCAGCACAGGCTCTCAATCataacattcacacacacttaaagTTATCTACTGTACATATGCCCATAACTGATATTACATGTCTACCTTCAGGAAGATGAGACCTTTTCAGGGGAATCAAGTCTGGACCTGAGAGGAGAAGCAGAGATCAGTGCTGTTGAATATGACAAATATAAAGGACACCAATACACGATAACGTTGCTGTGATTATGTCATATACATACCTGTGTTGTCATACGTGGATGATATATCCCTTTTAGCTCCTTTATGCAGTGGAGTCAAAGTGATACCTATGATGGAAGAAGAAAACGCCCAAATGACACACCTACAGATTATTGTGTATGTGAATGCTAGTTCAGCGGCCTACAACAACATTTAGTTTGATCATATATTGTTGATTTGTTAGATCTAGACAGGCTCATTCCTTACAATCCATGAAGACATCGGTGTGTTAAAGAGCTATATAGAAATCCACTTGCTGCATAATTCTTACCACTGTGCCTCTTCCAGTGTTGTTCTGGCAGGGAGATCTTGCCGTTCCCTGTTCCTTTACATATGGGAGTCAGGCCGACCTCTTTTTACAGTGGAATAGAaatcagacattttatagaagaCAATAATGTGTGTTTCATAATGAGGATATTAAAGTAACAGTTATGAATGGAGAAAGAAACATTTATTATACCATAAAAACAGTTTGGAACAACAGCAGCATGCATATGGCATGTTTACTCTCTCATATTTAATCAACTCCAGACAGGATCTCATGGATTCATTGGTAAAGGTTTTACATTTATCTTGACTGACGTATGCACTGTGAAAAAAGAGATCTAGTAGTAGATCTAGCAAGTTAGCTAATGCTAGCCTTACCAGGTTATAGTGAGTAGGGTAACAAAATGTAGAACTTCAGCACTCATACAATGTCAAAAAACTTCCAAAACAAAACTCAGTAGAACATGTACAGACACATACTCACGCCTTGCATATACAAGGTTACAAGGTTCATTTGTTTGTCATGTCACAACAGAAGGTTGCACAATGAAATGTTAAGATGTAGCCCcttcacactacacacacacatagaacatATATTTTATCATTGTGAGCACCCACAGGGATATACTGTGGGGTAAACATGTGGAAGATGGCGTTGAGCTTCAGTCGTGAGGAAAATGTGTGTCCGTTCCTATATTTAACTTTGATATAAAGTGCTTCATTTTGCACCACCTTGTGAACTCTGACATGATCTGACATACAACAACTTGGGTAAGACACTCTCCATGAGAAACCAggcttgttttttctctttttgactGGATCTACACCTTTTAATAAAATGGATTACCTGTGCAAATTCATATGTTGCATTTTGCTTACCGCTCCAGTTTTTCCAGCTCGTCTGTGGCTCTGCAGCTGGAACTCTCTCAGAGTCTGGGTCTGTCTGCTCCACAGTGTCGTCTTGGTACTCTCTCCTTAACAGAAGGTTGCGGTGACGAGTCCTGAACCGCTCCATGGCCTCCTGGAGAACCTTGTGCATGTCGCAGCTGTGGGCGCAGGAGCTTTGGAGAAACTCAAAAGTACGACTGGTCACCTGCTCAAAAGGCAACACACAACCTaaaggagagaaagaacaaGGATGCAAGGAATTCAGTTGTGAATCCAGTGTTGAATGATCCCTTTAAGTTTAGAAGAATAAATACAATGATTATTAATTGTGTGGCCCTATTACACAGTCCCAAGTGTCCAACATAAGCCTGGACATGTAGAGGACAAAGAAACACAATATGGGTTTAAAATAACATATTACACTGACACAGAAAATACAGCATGACCCATACACTATGCTTGCTTGATCTCTCAATAACCATTTGCATCATGTTCTCTTACCTGCACACCGGATACGAGAGAGTGAGGGTTCCTCCACTGGGATTTTCCCCACCTGACTCATCTCTACGCCCTGCATCTCTTAACATAAAGAAATATTACTTGATTGAAGTGACATGTTAGAAACTGCACATCTACTGAAATCAAAATGATAGCAAAGAAGTTTATGTGTGTTAAAGGCATGATGCTGTGACTCTTACCTTCTTCATCAGtgcatttcatttcttttggTACACTGTGCCTCCCTGGTGCTGGGGGCTTAAATAACACACTTaagaaaagcagaagaaaagtaAGTAATTATGAAGGCTATCATTTCATTtgagtttttcctcattaaGAAGTAATCAACACTGAAGAACTCTACTGACTTGTCTGCTGTATGAggctctctgcctccatctagTGGCTGCAGATGGGGAGACATTATGGCTCCAGTACCCTTGCACAGTGAACACCACACACCGCCTCCACTGGTTTTAGCCGTCTCTTCCTGCAGACTTAAATTGGAGCTCATGTGCTTCAGTTCACTGTCATTCTTATTCTTGATCACGTTTCTGACAGTTTGATGTTTAAAGCTGTTGTCACCCCCTTCTTCTACATTTACACGAGCGCTGTTCTGTCTAAATGCTGTGGGGATGGTTGTAATGCTCTCCTTCTGCTGCAGAGGTAAGGTCAGAGGCCGAAGTGGTTGGCCAAGCCCATCGGTTGAAGTTAACGACTCTGTGTCTTCCTGCTCATCCTCAGCCACCTAAAGATGGACATAAGCACACATCATGAGTCACCACGCCACATGCTGATTATACAGAGgccatgtgtgtgaatgtatatCTGAcctttgtctgtctcttctctAGCAGGCCAATCCTGCGCAGCAACTCTCTGGCTGAGCTCTTGAAGCCGTCCATGTTTATGAAGGGTTCAACATTTTTACCCTCCCCCTGTCTCACTATCAGACCGGGCACTCCCAAGGACAtggcttcacagacacagacaaacacatcaTTAGGACTCCTTGTTATACATTCTATCCATGTATTCTTCAATCActtattgtatttattcatttgatcTCACTTtcagaaaagtaaaagaaatcTACGGAGTTAATTTAAGTAGGCTTGGAAATGCAAACACTGCTGTAACACACATATTCAACACAGAAAGGGTTGGAGAAGAAATGAACCACGGTGTTACACTGAGCCATCCTGGAGCCAGAACTTCCATTTAATGCTTTCCACTGTATCTGTCATTTCTCTTTAATATGTAAGAGAAAGAAGGctcatttaaatgattttatgtTTCAAAAGCAGGGCTATTATAGTAaacgaaaacaaaaacaaaaacaaaaataagaagcgaaaaatattttagtaaactgaaactaaataaaaactatatccttaaagaaaaaactaaactgaaatattgccTTGGTAAAAAAacgaataaaaagaaaataaaaatgaatgtaaattaatttcagttatAGGTATTTAGCCATAGTATATCAGTCCCAGAAAAAGGAGACggcatgaatttccgtcaactctcgtgatgttgaaccacagaaattgaatggacttgaccttccaggaaATAGCGCTATGCCACAACTGCTTCACTAAAGTAGCGCGAGGATAAAACATTAAACTTTGTGGCCATTCCTACatagttctccaaccatgtattttgtatgtaacaTATATGTAGATtaatacttctgagacattatacctggccctgacaaaaacaaactaaaactactgtaaaactaaatatatataaaaacacaagattttTACCTTTCTGAAAAGctgaaactaaaactagcaaaaacACTGGAAAATAACTAAAATGGAATCGAAAAgttaaatctaaaataaaataaaaactatttgaAAATTCTTAACTATTACAACCTTGTTCAAAAGTTAAATTCACAGGTATACAAGTAAATGTAGGAAGGAAGTGGATTTGTTTTGTCAATGATGCAAATGAAGCACCTGTATTACTTGCTGAGCTGCTAAATAATGTCACACAGTGACTTTGAACTCATGAAGATGACTTACTGGCCTGTTTGCAGGTCTGCAATATGAACGTAGCAGCCTTCCTGACTTCCTCACTTGTATCCTCTGTGAGTAGGGTTATGATAAGGGGCAGGCCGCCACACTGCACCAACTGGGACTGGTGCTCCTCTACAGACAGGAAGAAACACACAGTTGTGTTTAAAATATAAAGTGGAAACACATTCCAACACTACCAGAAAATATTAGACGCAAGCAGCACACTACTGTGCAGTCTTACCAGAGGCTTCAGTGCAGTGACCCAGGGTGAGTAAAACAGAGAGCCTGTCCTCAGGGTCCATGTATGGGCTGGCCAGCAGGGAGAATAGGTGGGAAACCACACCATACTGAGCCAGACCTGAAGCCAGAGAAGCTACAAAGAATAGATCGTGAATGGAGgagacactttgtttttttcaagcGAATTGTCAaggtgtatgtatgtgtgtctgtgtgagagtgATACGCACTGTTTTCTGTGATGCAAGCTGACAGGGTCTTGGATATAGTGACAGACAACTGGCAAGACAACAAGCTTGTATCAGCCGCAGAAGCCAGACGAACCAGCGCAAGAGTGAGAGTATCCAGACACCCCGAGGCAGAAAAACTCTCCTGAACACAGGCTGCAAAACAAAGAAGTGATGAACATTTAATAATTTGAATTTTGGTGTCAATTTAGatgttttacataaacataaaaaacacagaattaGCACAAGCCATTTCACTTACAGTTGTTGGCAACCGTCATTGCTATGAAGGAACATATGGGTTGAAAAATCTCAGCGCGTGGCAGAGCAATCTGCTGAAGCCAGATGTTTATTATGGGAAAGGCCGCTACACAAATACGCTGACCCTCCTCTGGAAGACAAAAGACTCAATTGAACAGAAAACCTTTTTGCTCTTACTCCAGATATAAACTTAATGTGGTGGTTTGACTTGAAAGCTGTTGCCTGGATGGCAAGACCATCAATGGTTTACATATTATCAAATACACATTACCATTCTGAGGGTTGTTGACACATCCACAGAGAGCACTAGACACAGATGCCCAAAGCTGGTAGGTTTGAGTAGCATTAGCTCTCAAAGTAGCCTCTGTGGAGAGAGGGGAAGTGGTCCTGCAAGAATGTATGCTATTAAACTTTTATGTATGTGCTTATCTGAGTGgggctttttttaaataaaaagttcGGCATACCTATGTAAACTTGGTATGACTGAGAATTGCATAGTACCTGAAGAGGTCCAGTAGAATATCCAGGCAGCCAGTGGTTTGTCCTAAAGTCTGTCCAGATTCTGCAATAGCACACAGTCACATGAGAGCTACTGTACATTTTGttccatgtactgtatatgaaatgGCTTTCATGAGCTTGAAACTAAACCAAAGAAAATGTCATTGTTAAGTGACAGAAAAACTTGCACATAAATGCTACAGCCGATCCTGTAGCTTTCAACTCATTATATCAGTTGAGGAGCCTTGATCTTACTGTTGTTGGCTATCAACACGGACAGCAAATACACAGACACTCTCTTCTGTGTCAGCGGGATGTCTTCTTTCATCAACCAACCGGCAAGGTCCGCAAATGTCTCCTTTCTGCACAGATAATTCTTGCAATACACTagcagaagaaaagagaaatagTACATTATCAATATAATAAAAGCGTTGTTTACTTTAAAATGACTTGTATTTGAAAATACCACATTACGCCAATACAGTGATATTATTCACATATGACAGTACGCAGGCTTGttgtatacttaagtaaaatacgcATATGCTGTATCTCAATTCAAGACCACAGCCTCTGATGCCCATATTTTATAGCTGACAAAGCTATCCTATGTGTGTCCTTTGCAGCTTTAAGTATCCCATAATCTATTATTTGTTCCAGCGCCCAAGTTTACCACCGTTATTTACCATTTAGTCAGCTGTTTAAGTGCAACTTCCTGTCTGTAAACctggacattttcagatttataAATTGACAAGGACCACCTACATGCAACCTTTGGTCCACTCCCTGGCTGGATTGTCTATTTGGGAAGGAAGTGCCCATGTATTCTAAGCTTCAAATGCTGCAAAGGACAAAGTTTTTGGACTGCATCCTTCACAAGATGAGCCCCTGAACTGGGATTCAGcaactatcacacacacatgcctacCATTGGCCTCTGCTAACGTGCCAAGCGTGAAGAGTGCCGTCTCCTTGACATCTGAGCGAACAATACTGGATTTGGAGAGGTTATACACAAATGTCACACCTCCCATTTCTCTCAGCAGGTCCACATTATCCTctgaaataaagacatttttaaagtgaAACAAACAGTGTAAAAGGTATCATGTCAAGGTGTTGTGCTGAATATGTCAATCTTGACTGATGGTGCTGTAGGACATTGtatgttttttgtcatttatggTTCACTATTACCTCTCTTTTCACAGATGGAGTGAATTGTGAGAAGAGCTTGTTTCTGCAGATCTGGACATTTCATCTGAAACTTCAGACACTCCAGCAGCAAACTGAGATCTGTCCTTATGGCTGAAAGCAGAACGATGAAATCAGCAAGGACAAACTCAAGGAAACTCCAGATTCTTACtatttatgatatcaatatttctcaaatatgtgttttaatttataagatactttctggtgggaatattcctgagcagttcaagacctattttaaagcaaattctcaggtccattcttactcaacccgtcaatctctagatcttcatcctcctaaattcctcaCTAGACTAGTAGAGGTACattttcgataagatttaggggaaccaaattatggagtagcttttcacatctaacaaTAAACTGTTCGTCTGTcattaattgctgttttgtaattgcttttcccccatgttgtccatgtatctgtttttttaatttttcccactcacaatgttgtttggtttcgattgcccagaagtctttatagatatttaaacaatatcctcctcacaaacactaaccatacacttcaacaacacacacacacacttatctttcctttttgatatatttactgtattgttattgttgttattatatatatcttgtcctgattgtttgttgtcattattatgtagtcatattatgtctttatattaatcttgtctctaggtggaggcttcagataagcccagtttgcctcttcctgcactgtatgttattcatttattttatttttttgttatgttgtatagtcttaaattgtgcaaaacaaataaacacaagtcacatttgtaaatgtgtaatgtTACATCTACAAAATGCATAAACAAAATTTGTTGGCAACAATGCCACTTACTGTtacggctgctgctgctaaccCCTGTGTCATCCATTTCACTCTTTAAAGACCATTAACAAGGTTGTCTTCAAGCTATAATGCCTCAAGACTAACGTTTAATTAGCTAGTTAATCCCCACTGAAGAAAGAGTAAATTAAGGGGACaacattaattaacattagCACAaagttagctaatgttagcataaCCTCGGCACATCCGGGCACTTCAGGTTACTATGGTAACAAGTGCCTTTCAGGTTACTATAGCAACAAACAGGGTGTGACCcattatcttcttcttctttggtgttttagGGTGCCGTCTTCATTCAGATCCCTCTTCATAGACCAGTGACTCCCAATAAGTTAAACAGACACTTTGTTCCTTCTCCTTTACCTCCATACTTTAGAATACTACTTATTGATATTTCTATAACCATATCTTACTCATTTCAGCTAGCACAGGGGTCAGCAaactttactatcaaaagagcctttttaggcaaaaaacaacagaaaacaacagaaaacaacagaaaacaacaaaaaacaacagaaaacaacagaaaacaacagaaaacaacaaaaaacaacagaaaacaacagaaaacaatctgtctggagccgcaaaacatttgagcattgtgatgaaggtaacacagtttatagttggGCCAcgttgagggggaaaaaatgggaGATCTccagaacaaagtcataatattaagagaataaagtcataactttacgagaaaaaaagttgtaatatgacgagaataaagttataactttacaacaaaaaagtcgtaatattaagagaatagaGTCATATTTTTACTAGAAAAAACATCGTATAGTTAGAGTCATagttttacgagaaaaacatcgtaatattacgagaataaagtcataaccttacgagaaaaaaagtcatattacgagaataaagtcataactttacaacaaaaaagtcgtaatattacgagaataaagtcataactttacgagaaaaaaaattgtaatattacgagaataaagtcataactttataacaaaaaagtcgttatattacgagaatagagtcataactttactagaaaaaacatcgtaatattacgagaataaagtcataaccttacgagaaaaaaagtcgtaatattacgagaataaagtcataactttactagaaaaaacatcgtaatattacgagaataaagtcataactttacgagaaaaaaaattgtaatattacgagaataaagtcataactttataacaaaaaagtcgttatattacgagaatagagtcataactttactagaaaaaacatcgtaatattacgagaataaagtcataaccttacgagaaaaaaagtcgtaatattacgagaataaagtcataactttacgagaaaaaaagttgtaatatgagaataaagtcataactttacaacaaaaaagccgtaatattaggagaatagagtcataactttatgagaaaaaataaaatgacacatgtaaaattactacttcataatataatgactttattctcataataatacaactttttttctcttaaacttatgactttattctcgtcacaactttttttcttgtaaacgtaggacattattctcgtaatattctgaaattattctcgtaatattatgacattattctcataatagtatgactttattctcgtaatctcagatttatttatttatttcctcaatgtggccctaatactccatcgtacagtcgtaccatagacctacaacaatgataaataaaaatgaaaatgtgtgtgactGATTCATAGACTGTAAAAATCTTTATATTCAGTATATGGTTCGATTATAAAATTATAATGTGGCTTGTATCATAGACATATGTCTATAACATATTAGGTAACGCTAAAGCTCAAGGTGTCTCTATTTAGATTGCTCCTACAGTCTTCTTGATGAGAACGTCAGACGTTGACGCACATCGCCGTCACAAGGAGGGTGGAAAGCAGAGGAGAAGATACAGCGTCATCGACGTGTCTCATCTTCGGGGTATAgcgcatgcgcagtaaaatctgatctgaaatctgagttacactgcgcatgcgttttACCCCCACATCGCAAGCCCCGTGTCCTAACCTCTTTCAACAGGCCTTGATCGCCGTCATGTATGGACGTTTTTATCAATCATCAACGATTCATTCGTACTTTTACTAAGTTTGTAAGTATTTATAATCAATTAAGTGTTTATTCATTGTGACGTTACTTAACATAAGTACCAAATCTATGTGTCCGTTTAGTTAAAGTAACGTTATAGGTGTTGGTGTAACGTTATAGTCGCTAATAAGTTAGCAAAGCTAgccctgttagcatgctagctccTTGGTTGTCAAGTGGCTTCACAGCATTCGTGTTGCTATAGTAACCTTGTTAATGTCCTTCTGCACAGACATCCAGGTGAATAAGTTGCATCCTACCAACAGCGTTGCATGTTAGAGATGTCAGGACGTGTGTGCGTCAGCATCCTTCAAAGAGCTTCAAGCTGCACATTGACACTTTCCTCTACTGCCCCATTCAAGGTTTGTACCCTGATTGACTTATTGTTTAATTATTAGATTTGTGTTTCACTGTGCATCATATtctaataagataagatattcctttatatGGGGAAAttttcagtgtacagcagcaaaggggagaGTGCAAAacacaagatgcatcagctaacacagtaaaaaaaagagctaaacaaagtataacaaaatatgaaccatttaaatagaaagaaatataaaaataggaacagtatatacaatattgacaataaacagactattaacaaaattgcacaagtggaaaatgatattgcacagtgagaatgaaatgaagttccacctgaaaatatgaggttattgtcagttttttggtgtgtaagtgtaagtggtctactgggagcagtgctggttgtggagtctgacagctgcaggaaggaaggacctgcgatagcgctccttcacacactttgggtggagcagcctgtcgctgaaggagctctccagtgctgagatggtgtcctgcatggggtgggagtcattctccatcacggatgacagcttagccatcaaCGTTGTGATGGCTCtttttttgttcattcatttgttCACCCACTTTGTAtcatttccctctctctcagcctcGACCAGCCCACCAATGTTACTTCTCATCCTGGGGTACCTCCAGATCCCAATCAGACCAGTCGAGCTTCACTGGTGAGGAATCAGGAAACTGGTCTCAAAGTGGGCGGCACCTCTCCACTCGTCAGGACCTAGACTTCCAGCTCAGCCGGGTCCAAATCAACAGTATCCTGCGATCTAATGAGCAGGTAATGGATGTCATAGTGTCTCTGAAGCTGGCACTATCTAGAAACACATGTAGgatatgaaaacacacagtagCAAAGCTTATTTCCGTGGTCGTAGTAGGGTGAAAAAGGCTTGTTTTTTCATTCTAATAAGATATATCAGTATGACATATAGAATACCTTTGCAGTAACCTTGTACatctgtgtgtatatgcatCTATGTCTCAGATTGTGACTGTGCCAGAGTTTGATGGCAGGGGGCTCAGTGCGGTCAGAAAGTTTGAGAGCAACCAGCTGGCTGCTAACACACCCAATGAGGACCGTCGCAGTGCAGCCACCTGCTTACAGGTACGCGTTTTCTCCACTTTCTCTAATCCAATCCATCTCCATACTTTTATCTCTGTACTTTTTATTATCTGTAAAATTGAATGTCATTCTCTGCATCATCTCCAGTCAAAGGGCATGCTCTTCGGGATGTTTGACGGCCACGGGGGCTGGTCGTGTGCCCAGGCTGTCAGCGAGCGTCTGCTGTACTACACTGCAGTTTCAATGATGTCAAAGCAGAGCCTGGAGGAGCTCGAGAGATGCATGGAGCATGGCAGAGCTGTCCCTCCCATCCTGCAGTGGTACAAACACCATGCAGACTTCAACTATCGTGAATCTGCTTCCCTCTACATTGACCACCTCAGAGTCTTCTGGCAGGAATTACTTGACAGCGAGGAACATGGCGAAGGCATGAGGTAGGTACAATGACGTGTGCATTTCCAGCAAACTTATATGGGGGTATTTCTTTGTGTTGAGTTTGTTAAATCCTgttgttttaaagaaattaccCCCTTTGcctgtttttctttcccttcaTTTGGCATTTTACTATTGTTGTGCATTTGCTAATATCAATAACAAGACACACTTGCTGGTTCATGAAATCATAATTAcataaatttacattttcaattcaaCTGGCATTTGGggatttttcctgttttttgtttgtttttgttggggGTTAAACACTTGATCTGCATACCTGTAGTGTATATTCTCGTATATTCTTGTATATGCTTTATGTTTTTCCTATTGGGAATTTTTGTTGAGAAAGAAATGTGTTGCTGAGTGAGTGGTCTGTTTGATACGCCATATCAAACAGATATTTTTGTTTGCCAAATgttatcgaaatcgcaatatggcctaacGCAATTTTCCAATCGCGGTATttgttaaaatcacaatatttgttaaaggcggaATGTGTGTCAagataccattttaaattaaatattgtggtgctg encodes the following:
- the terb1 gene encoding telomere repeats-binding bouquet formation protein 1 codes for the protein MDDTGVSSSSRNTIRTDLSLLLECLKFQMKCPDLQKQALLTIHSICEKREDNVDLLREMGGVTFVYNLSKSSIVRSDVKETALFTLGTLAEANVYCKNYLCRKETFADLAGWLMKEDIPLTQKRVSVYLLSVLIANNKSGQTLGQTTGCLDILLDLFRTTSPLSTEATLRANATQTYQLWASVSSALCGCVNNPQNEEGQRICVAAFPIINIWLQQIALPRAEIFQPICSFIAMTVANNSCVQESFSASGCLDTLTLALVRLASAADTSLLSCQLSVTISKTLSACITENTSLASGLAQYGVVSHLFSLLASPYMDPEDRLSVLLTLGHCTEASEEHQSQLVQCGGLPLIITLLTEDTSEEVRKAATFILQTCKQATMSLGVPGLIVRQGEGKNVEPFINMDGFKSSARELLRRIGLLEKRQTKVAEDEQEDTESLTSTDGLGQPLRPLTLPLQQKESITTIPTAFRQNSARVNVEEGGDNSFKHQTVRNVIKNKNDSELKHMSSNLSLQEETAKTSGGGVWCSLCKGTGAIMSPHLQPLDGGREPHTADNVLFKPPAPGRHSVPKEMKCTDEEEMQGVEMSQVGKIPVEEPSLSRIRCAGCVLPFEQVTSRTFEFLQSSCAHSCDMHKVLQEAMERFRTRHRNLLLRREYQDDTVEQTDPDSERVPAAEPQTSWKNWSEVGLTPICKGTGNGKISLPEQHWKRHSGITLTPLHKGAKRDISSTYDNTGPDLIPLKRSHLPEERRGRNDSGNHAVDDEPRTSTDPGSARRKRRDFSSEEVRYLLSGVNTYGSSWNSILWSYPFKPGRTNVDLAKKYRRLMKAKAEECGCA